The following DNA comes from Cucumis sativus cultivar 9930 chromosome 7, Cucumber_9930_V3, whole genome shotgun sequence.
AAACAAGATCTTGAACTCATTTCTTGGACAATCATTTACTTTTGTTGCTGAAtaatatctcaattttattgcTGAATAATATCTCACTTTTATTGCTGAATAATATCTCACTTTTATTGCTGAATAATATCTCACTTTTATTGCTGAATAATATCTCACTTTTATTGCTGAATAATACCTCATtaaatctttcattttatgtCTCAAGTCTTAAGGCTATGTGTCTAACATTAGAAATTggaatacaaatatttattatgttataatatgtgtttatattgaaattatgtATAGTCAccctttattgtaattttacgtTCCCTAGATTAGAGTTTCTTAGTTGCCTATATATATCTATCTTCGGTCTGATTAATAGATATGATCATTATATTCTCCAATGGGATATGCGGAGAGGAAACCATCTCCACTTCTctaatccaaatccaaattaataaaaagaaaaaaatagtgtttCTTGGGAAGATCAATGGGTGGAGGATAGACCCTTCTTATCAATGTTTCCTCAATTATATCATTTGTCCTCCTTTAAATTGGTCATGTGTCTATTCGGGTTTGGTTGGAAAACTATGTCTTTCTACTTTGGTTTTCGTCATTTGTTGTTCAATAGGGAAACAATGTTGGTGGCCTTTCTTCAACCACTGGTCGAGGATTTTAACTTTAGGCTTGGGAGACAGGATATTCAGGTCTAGAGTCCTAATCCTTTACAGGGCTTCTCTTATAAGTCTTTCTTTATGATTTCATTGGCTTGTCTTCTGTTTGTGAATCAGTCTTTGATGCTTTATGGAGGATTAACATTCTAAAGAAAGTCAAGTTTTTATCTTGGCAAGTTTTGTTTGGTCGTGTGAACACAATGGAtagcattttttaaagaaagatgCCTTTGTTAATGGGTCCTTTGTGTTGTATCCTCCTTTATCAGAAAGTGGAGGGATGGATCACCATTTCTGGGAGTCAGTTTGTGAGGTCTATGTGGAATTGTTTCTTTCTAGAGGTTGGCTTCATGTTAACTCGACAAAGAGATGTTCTTTTGATGATTAGGGAGTTCTTTCTCCATCTGCCTTTCCATGAGAAATGTTGCTTTTTGTGGTTTGAGGGGTGTGTGCTTTGTTGTGGGATCTTTGGGGCAGAGGATCAATAGTGTGTTTTGAGGTGTTAAAGGGACCCTAGTGAGCGTTGGTCCTTGGTGAGGTTCCATGTTTCTCTTTGGGTTTGTAATTATTCCCTAGGCAACATCTTAGTTGGAATCCTCTCTAGTGGCTTTTTTTTGGGAGCTTGGTTTTTTCTGTATGCCCTAAGCAGTTGtttctaaaagttaaaaaaaggaaaataaactGCGTATTTTCATGctcttttagatttgttttcttgtttaactttttcattttgtatcccTGTGTATCTTAGttgtaaaaataatgaaaaatgttcTCTCTCCAAAAGAAACAGTTACTTCTCTGAGATTCTTTCTTGGTTAAATGAACAAGCCTTATGACTTGAAGTGAAAACACATCATACCATATTTTTTAGTAGTGTGTTAGTTAATGTTGTTTACTAGAATATGTACCTCAATTTCATCCTTAAAGCAAGGATATTACCCAGCAGGTTTTCTTGTCTATAGCTTCTTCTCGTGGATCTGGAAAACACCCTCAGCTTATTCCATCAACTCCAAGGTGGGCTGTTGCAAATGGTGCTGGAGTCATATTAAGTGTTTGTGATGAAGAAGTTGCCCGGTATGAGACTGCAACTCTTACGGCAGCTGCTGTTCCTGcgcttcttcttcctcccccCACAACAGCTTTGGATGAACATTTAGTTGCAGGGCTACCAGCTCTTGAGCCATATGCACGCTTATTTCATAGGTTAGCTTATCTAAAccttcaaagaaaaacaaatgtcaAGTCCTTTATGTTGGTTCTTGTAATTCAACTTTTCCTCCCCAGCGCAGGTATTATGCCATTGCTACTCCAAGTGCCACCCAAAGGCTTCTTCTTGGACTCTTAGAAGCACCTCCATCTTGGGCTCCAGATGCACTTGATGCAGCTGTACAGCTTGTAGAACTCCTTCGAGCTGCTGAAGAGTATGCAACTGGCATTAGGGTAAGTCGGATACTATACCATGCTAAGACATGTTGGTTAAGTCAttcatgaatttttatttaaatttatggtaCTGAGCGAAATTTTCACTATAGTTtgacaatttatttcttttattaattcatatcATTAGCATGATCAGGTGTAGCAATAATGTGTGATGGTTTTTGGGattctattttcttcattatttgtttcatagttaaatttctttttatgcttttgtttgaattgttaTTAGGTGTTTGTGTTTAGCATTTACGTTTATATCTTCTATATATGTTAGtagtattttttctttttttatttgtatacgATCATTCTTCTGCGTAAGAACTCCTGTATCTGATTTTAAGCATATTGAAGAAATTAGAACTACAAtaattctatttctttcaaaattctaGAATCTCCATTGGAGATTATTGAAACTCATGTAACGACTTTCCTGACTCATGTAACAACTTTCCTGACTAGGATACCAtcagatttattttttattcaaggAATATGCATGTAAGCTTCTTCCTGAAGATCAGcattcaagaatttttatacaaataataacaataataataagatcCCTAAGTAAATATATGAAGTTTCTGAATCCTGTACATGATCATTTACCAACTCTAATATTGTGAAAAGATACTGATAgtatcttattttattgacTTGAATTTACGAATTACAGTATAAGaatattcaaagaaaaattcacACTCCTATCTCCTAAGCCTCAATCTAATCAAGAACAGATcagaacaaaaaataaactatgaaTAAACCGCAACAATGTAAATGaccaaacaaataataaagaaacttGACTTCGACCCTCTGCTTCTCTCGAATTGAAAGACGGCAGCCTCTACTAATCTGGAATATTTTTCCCCCTCTTCCCTCCACTTTCCTCCCTTTTAATCTGTTTTACTCACTGACGATTGTGAAAGATCTTCCCCAATATTCTCTCCCCCTATAATCTCTCCTATATTCTTGAGTGGGTTgatatttctattattattatttttcctgctatatttaaataatatcgGTGGCCTAGCATCACTCTGCTCCTCCAAATACAAGGTGGAAATCAGGGAACTGCTGTCTCTGTCTGAAATCATTGCAGTCTTCCTAAGTGGCTTCATGTGGAGGTAACCCCTTCCAACTAATAAGTACCTCCCAGTCTTTCGTGGCTGGATTCTTTCTGTACCCATAGATCTCTTTCGGCAGTGTCAGCCATTCAtgcttttcatttataaaaggAACCAACAGGTGTACTTGCTAATGATTCCTAAGTGCCCTTTTTAACTGAGACACATGGAACACAGGATGTATTATTGCTGAACTCGGAAGTTCTAACTTATATGGCATGGCCCCAATCTACTCTAGTATTTTATACGGCCCAAAATACTTAGGTGAGCTTCTCattcctcttcctcctcaaGAACATTTGCCTATACAGCCTGATTTTGAGGAATACCAACTCACCTTCCTGAAATTCCACATCTCTTCGTTTCaaatttgcatattttttcaTCTGCGTCTGAAAGAGCTACCTGGAAGTGTTCTTTCAAAGCTCGCAAAGGTAACATCCCTCTGCTTTAGCTGTTGGTCAAGTGTGGAGTTGGGGATGTCCATATCTCCATACTGAATCAGTGGGGGAGGCAGTCTACCATACACTGCTTGAAAATGGTGTAATTCCAATCGAGCTATGGTATGTGGTATTGTACATACTCTGCCCAGTGCAACCAATTACTCCATTCCTTTGGCTTCTCCCCACAAAAACATCTCAAGTAGGCTTCCATACTTTTATTCACTACCTTCGTTTGCCCATCAGACTGTAGATGATAAGCCGAACTCTTCTGTAACGTAGTACCAGCGAGTTTAAACATCTCTGTCTAGAAATGAATGAGGAAGATTTTATCCCGATCTGAAATGATTGATCTAGGATATCCGTGCAGTTGAACTACCTCTTTAACAAATACTTCAGCTACTGACCGTGTGGTATAAGGATGCTTCAGGGCTATGAAATGTGCATATTTGCTCAATCGATCCACCACAACAAAAACTACTTCCCATCCTGCAGATTTCGGTAAGTCTTCTCTATATCTCTTGGTTGCATTCTTATTTGATGATAGTTGGCTTTCAGATCTATCTTGGAGAACATGTTAGCCCTATTTAGTTCACCAAATAACTCCTCTATCACCAGAATTGGGAATTTATCCAAAATAGTTACATTATTTAAAGCTCGATAGTCAACACAGAAATGCCAACTcccatctttcttcttgaCCGGTAATACAGGACTGGAGTAGGGACTAGTACTAGGTCTTATGATCCTTGACTGCAGCATCTCATCCACTAACTTTTCCATTTCCTCTTTCTGGTGGTGTGCATACCGGTATGGTTGAACGTTTACCGGatttgttcctttttcttcaGATAAATGTGATGCCCAATCTCCCTTGGTGGTGGAAATTTTTCCGGCTATTCAAACATATCTTCAAATTGGTTAAGCAGGGAAGAAATAGTGTTCTCCACAGGTGGCACTACTTCTTCGTCATACCACTCCTCCACCGTTGTCCTTCCTTCTAGAGCTCTACATTCTACCAAGAACCCTTGATCATCCACTTCCCATGTCTTCATCATATTCTTCAAGCTAACTCTCTTCTTGGTTAAGCTAGGTCACCCTTAATTAGGACTCTCCTTCCTTCATGCTGAAAAGACAATACTAGGTTTTGCCAATCAACCTCTATGACTCCTAAGGAATGAAGTCACTGCATACATAGAAGCACGTCAACCCCTCCTAGTTCCAAGGGTAGAAAACTGTCAATGATCTTCCATTCTCCCAATAATACATCAACTCTCCCATAAATTCCCTTCCCCTTCACAGCAGTGTCTGAACCCAGGATCACACCATAATTAGATGTTTCCTTGGTTGGAAAATTCAGTGAGTTAACTAATTTatcagaaatgaaattatgtgtCACTCCACAGTCAATGAGGAATATCACATCTACTCCGTTTATTTTTCCTCTCACCTTCATTATTCCCAGGCTAGTCAACCCAACTACTGAATTAAGGGACAattcaatattcaaattcttcaCGTTCTCAACTTCAGTGTTTTTAAATTCTGCCTCTGCTTCGTAATAATCTTCCTCAACAATCTCCAATTCCTCCCTGTTCTCCTTTACCACTATCGTTCGGAGTTCCTTTTGTTCTTTAGCTTTGCATCGATGTCCGACGTGGTATTTCTCCTCACATCTAAAGCATAACCCCTTCTCCCTCCGTGATTGGAACTCAGCATCAGACAATCTCTTTGTTGGGCCTTCTCGTCGATTCTCCCCCGCAGTGACTCCTTTCAATGTTATAGTCCTCATCGGCCAACATCCCACCGATTGTGTGACGTTAGTTATTGGTGGTGCTGTGTGTTTTGCCAATGgtaatttgaattgttgttTTCCTCCATACGCACTACTCAGTCCACATTCTCGTCTCACCATTTCTCGTTTCTTAATTTTCAGTGCTTATTTCATCATCTGGGCCAACGCCACCAGTTCCAGTGTCTCGACTTCAGTCTTCAATCATGGGCTAAGCCCATTCATAAACGTCTCCTCCAATACTACTGTTTGCAGAAAAGCTATTGAGGCCAACAGTCGGTCAAACCTGTTTTGGTATTCTTCTACGGTTGTTTCTTGCTTAATGGGTAAAAATCTTCCCACCAGCGACCCATCTCGAATTGTTTGGAATCGGACCAACATCCTCTATTTCATGTTCTCCCAACTCGTGAACGCTTCTTACTCGTCATTTGAATGATACCAATCCAAGGCAGGCCCGCCAAAACTGATAACGGCCACTATGAGTTTCTCCGAATCAGTCAGTTCATGAACTTTGATATACCTATCTGCTCGGAATAACCATGAATCGGTATTGGTTCTATTGAATATCGGCATCTCCACTTTCTTAAATTTGCTTCGGTCCATCGGTTTTTCATCCTCAGACGTCTTAATCCTCTTGGATTCGTCAGTTACGGTGGTTATCCCTACGGCGCTGCTCTTCGTTTGGCTTGTCATGCCCTCTGTCATCTTTCCAGCCGCCGAATTTTCACTCATAATTCCTTCGATGTACTTCAGAATTATctgttgttgctgctgctgcttATTAATTTGAGTATTTATTTCCTTAATGTTTGTTGCCATCAACGACAAATTCTCATCCATAATTGGAAGCCTCTGAAGTTGCTGTTCCACCAAGTCCATCCTCTCTTCTATTTTCCTAGCCATCAGCGTGGATTCTCCCAGGTTTcaaggctctgataccaatttgtaaAGATACTGATAgtatcttattttattgacTTGAATTTACGAATTACAGTATAAgaatattcaaaagaaaaattcagtATAAgaatattcaaaagaaaaattcacaCTCCTATTTCCTAAGCCTCAATCTAATCAAAAACAGATCAGaacaaataataaactatGAAAAAACCACAACAATGTAACTGaccaaacaaataataaagaaacttGACTTCGACCCTCTGCTTCTCTTCAACCGAAAGACGGCAGCCTCTACTAATCTGAAATATTTTCCCCCTCTTCCCTCCTCTTTCCTCCCTTTTAATCTGTTTTACTCACTGACGATTGTGAAAGATCTTCCCCTATAATCTCTCCTATATTCTTGCGTGGGTTGATATTtctgttattattatttttcctgctatatttaaataatatcagTGGCCTAGCATATTGTTCTCTATGAACTGGAAAAGTCAGTCAAATTGAACCATGGCACAGTTTCTGGGAAAGAAGCAATTACTATCTGTTCATTCATGCAGCTTCCTAGGAACTGGatgtgttattattatttttcctgctatatttaaataatatcagTGGCCTAGCATATTGTTCTCTATGAACTGGAAAAGTCAGTCAAATTGAACCATGGCACAGTTTCTGGGAAAGAAGCAATTACTATCTGTTCATTCATGCAGCTTCCTAGGAACTGGATGCATTTACATTTCTTGCGTGCCATTGGCACTGCAATGTCCATGAGAGCTGGAATTTCTGCTGATGCTGCAGCAGCCTTGCTTTTCCGCATACTATCACAACCAGCGTTGCTTTTTCCACCACTACGACAAGTTGAGGAAACTGACGTTCAGTGTGAATCTTTGGGTGGCTATGATTCATCATACAGGGAACAGGTATGTGCATTATAGCATAATCTCTTATACATCATGCTTCCAGCTTCCTGAAAGAATTAATGAATTGGGTTCTTTGAATGTAGTCTTGTTTTCAACTCTAACAACTCCATATATCATCTGTATACTTGTAACAGATTGAAGTGTCTGCAGCGGAAGCTACAATTGATGCTACTGCACAAGGAATTGCGTCCATGCTTTGTGCACATGGTCCTGAAGTTGAGTGGAGAATTTGTACAATCTGGGAAGCTGCTTATGGCTTGATTCCATTAAGTTCCGATTTAGTTGACCTCCCTGACATCATAGTTGCAACACCGTTGCAGCCTCCCATATTATCATGGAATTTGTACATTCCTCTCCTTAAGGTTCTTGAATATCTTCCACGAGGTAGCCCGTCTGAAGCATGTCTTGTGAAGATATTTGTTGCTACTGTGGAATCAATTCTTCAAAGAACATATCCTTCTGAGTCTTCCAGAGAACAATCTAGGAAAACAAGATACTTTTCCAGTCTTGGTTCTGCTTCTAAAAATCTTGCCGTCACGGAGCTTCGGTCCATGGTCCATGCTCTTTTCTTAGAATCGTGTGCTTCTGTGGAACTTGCTTCACGCCTACTTTTTGTTGTATTGACTGTTTGTGTTAGTCATGAAGCTCAACTCAATGGGAGCAAGAAATTGAGACGTTCACAAAGTAATCTTCTGGATGAAAGGATTGAGGACTTGCAAGCAGTACCTGAGAACCATACAGGATTAAGGAGAAAGACTAAAAAGCAAGGTCCTGTTTCTGCATTTGATTCTTATGTGCTGGCTGCTGTTTGTGCTCTTGCCTGTGAGGTCCAATTATTTCCCTTTACTGCTAGGGGAAGTGATCATTTAAACACTAGAGATTTACAGGATGTAATTAAATTGGTCAAAGTAAATGGTACTTCAACCGAGCTTCAAAACAGTGTTGGCTCAGCAGTATGCCACACTCACCGAATTTTGGCCATCTTGGAagcacttttttctttaaagccATCTTCTGTGGGAACTTCATGGAGTTATAGTTCAAACGAGATAGTTGCTGCAGCAATGGTTGCAGCTCATGTTTCAGAACTCTTTAGACGATCAAGGGCTTGCATGCATGCTCTCTCTATCCTGATGCGATGCAAGTGGGACGATGAAATTTACAACAGGGCATCATCATTGTACAACCTAATAGATATTCACAGCAAAGCAGTTGCTTCCATTGTTAATGAGGCTGAACCTTTAGAGGCACATTTAATACAAGTACCGAAATGGAAGGAATCTCTCATTGGGTTAAACGGAAAAAGACAAATTCAATACGAAGATGGTACCTGCTTTTATCCTGGACAATCATCTATCCAAAATTGTGATAATTCATCCTATTCAGAAACTAAACTTGTGTTTGAGCGAGCATCAAATTCAGATGAGGAGTTGGGTAGCACTTCAGTGAAAGGATTAGCAAGCTTCTCAATAGATGCTTCAGATTTGGCCAACTTACTCACAATGAATAGACATATAGGATTCAGCTGTTGTGCACAAGTTCCGTTAAGATCAGTGCTTGCTGAGAAACAAGCattatgtttttctgttatttctCTACTGTGGCACAAGTTGATTTCCGCACCTGAAACTCAACCTAGTGTGGAGAGCACTTCGGCCCAGCAAGGATGGAGGCAGGTAAGCTTGTACAACTTTCTTCTCCTTTGGCTTTATCTTCTAtattcttctccctttcttaTTCCTATTACACTGCCGGAAACATGTTTTTCTCCTGCATGATGCATGGAGTTTGTAGATTATAAGTTCTAGCATGTGCATCGCAGATGATggtatttattgtttttacattatattaacttttatcttcctttttagaatttatctgtcaaaattattgatatggTTACAAAGGTCTGATAAAACTACAGTCAATTCTGTCAATAGATTTTTAAACTGCATAACCAATAGTTTTTCTCCTATTTCtcttagaaagaaaatatcttCGTAAGTATAGAAAACACaccattaaaaattaaaaaaatataaatacagcAAATATAATACAgtaaatataatgaaatatgAACAAGAAAGGACATAATCAACAAGAACCGGAAGTATGCACAAAGatctttaacttaaaaaattgcCCAATACATTCaccaatatatttttcacaGCTCAATTTCcatatttattttgctaaGAAAACTTTTGGTCGATGCTTCTTGTACAAGTTAAactgaaaaaattgaatttgatggAATCAACATCGTATTCATAATCATATCAGCTATCACCCTTCCAATGAACTTTTACAGTCAACTTGCGAATTTAACTGATTTCTTCACTGTTGTCTATTGTTAAGTTCATTATGGCACTTGTATCAGAGACAGTGGGAGTTGTTTAGcaatgttttttgtttctggtTTTTAGTCTTTTGTTTGCAATCTTTGGTAATTTtccttgtttcttgtttctcattttcaagaaatatTCCAGAATTATGTATAGGTtttataaacaacaaaatcaaattgttctttgtttctatttccaatattttcaaaaactataaataGAAGTACTATTCTATCACTTTTTACTCGTAAAATGCATGGTGAGTCAATAGTAGAAAtgttaaaatactattttggtCCTTgcactttaatttttgtttcatggTGAAAAGAATCGATGCATGtgaatatatattcaaaattcataaagggatgaaaaaacaagtttttgaaaatgttaaccataaactaatagTTGGGACTAACTTTAAGATTTATCGCAAGTACATGGACTAAATttaccatcttaaatcaccaattgacccaaaagcttaaactaGTAGgtgaagataaatttaaataatgtcTAACTCTCCCCTCACTTGCGGGcttgaaatatgaagaaggGCCAAGCAAGTGGAAATTGATAATATTAGGGAAAAAATAACATTGCAGGAGCTTGAACACAAGAGCTCCCTAAACCATCTACTCTGATATCATTTTCACCAATTCAAcacaaaagcttaagctaatgGGTGAAGTTAAATTTGACATAATATCTAACAGAAAGTTAAGGAACAAAAATGGTATCTCaactttaactaaaaaaataattataccaCAAAATATtgagtatttaattttaaagaaataatttttatgtaaACTTACAtggtttttctaatttcatatTAGAGGGAacattttttgt
Coding sequences within:
- the LOC101216952 gene encoding protein GIGANTEA isoform X3; this encodes MLLENSGHPHQVFLSIASSRGSGKHPQLIPSTPRWAVANGAGVILSVCDEEVARYETATLTAAAVPALLLPPPTTALDEHLVAGLPALEPYARLFHRYYAIATPSATQRLLLGLLEAPPSWAPDALDAAVQLVELLRAAEEYATGIRLPRNWMHLHFLRAIGTAMSMRAGISADAAAALLFRILSQPALLFPPLRQVEETDVQCESLGGYDSSYREQIEVSAAEATIDATAQGIASMLCAHGPEVEWRICTIWEAAYGLIPLSSDLVDLPDIIVATPLQPPILSWNLYIPLLKVLEYLPRGSPSEACLVKIFVATVESILQRTYPSESSREQSRKTRYFSSLGSASKNLAVTELRSMVHALFLESCASVELASRLLFVVLTVCVSHEAQLNGSKKLRRSQSNLLDERIEDLQAVPENHTGLRRKTKKQGPVSAFDSYVLAAVCALACEVQLFPFTARGSDHLNTRDLQDVIKLVKVNGTSTELQNSVGSAVCHTHRILAILEALFSLKPSSVGTSWSYSSNEIVAAAMVAAHVSELFRRSRACMHALSILMRCKWDDEIYNRASSLYNLIDIHSKAVASIVNEAEPLEAHLIQVPKWKESLIGLNGKRQIQYEDGTCFYPGQSSIQNCDNSSYSETKLVFERASNSDEELGSTSVKGLASFSIDASDLANLLTMNRHIGFSCCAQVPLRSVLAEKQALCFSVISLLWHKLISAPETQPSVESTSAQQGWRQVVDALCNVVSASPAKAATAIVLQAERELQPWIAKDDDQGQKMWRINQRIIKLIVELMRNHDTPESLVILASASDLLLRATDGMLVDGEACTLPQLELLEVTARAVKPVLEWGESGLSIADGLSNLLKCRLSATVRCLSHPSAHVRALSTSVLRDILHTSLIKSNSKSVNVNGIYPSYQYFSSGIIDWKADIEKCLGWEVRSQLATGQSTQFLQAAAKELSCSISL
- the LOC101216952 gene encoding protein GIGANTEA isoform X2, encoding MERKNGETERSSSGSRATTSDTDDRELVGVPQQQERKPVRPLSPWITDILLAAPLGIRSDYFRWCSGVMGKYAAGELRPPTSASSRGSGKHPQLIPSTPRWAVANGAGVILSVCDEEVARYETATLTAAAVPALLLPPPTTALDEHLVAGLPALEPYARLFHRYYAIATPSATQRLLLGLLEAPPSWAPDALDAAVQLVELLRAAEEYATGIRLPRNWMHLHFLRAIGTAMSMRAGISADAAAALLFRILSQPALLFPPLRQVEETDVQCESLGGYDSSYREQIEVSAAEATIDATAQGIASMLCAHGPEVEWRICTIWEAAYGLIPLSSDLVDLPDIIVATPLQPPILSWNLYIPLLKVLEYLPRGSPSEACLVKIFVATVESILQRTYPSESSREQSRKTRYFSSLGSASKNLAVTELRSMVHALFLESCASVELASRLLFVVLTVCVSHEAQLNGSKKLRRSQSNLLDERIEDLQAVPENHTGLRRKTKKQGPVSAFDSYVLAAVCALACEVQLFPFTARGSDHLNTRDLQDVIKLVKVNGTSTELQNSVGSAVCHTHRILAILEALFSLKPSSVGTSWSYSSNEIVAAAMVAAHVSELFRRSRACMHALSILMRCKWDDEIYNRASSLYNLIDIHSKAVASIVNEAEPLEAHLIQVPKWKESLIGLNGKRQIQYEDGTCFYPGQSSIQNCDNSSYSETKLVFERASNSDEELGSTSVKGLASFSIDASDLANLLTMNRHIGFSCCAQVPLRSVLAEKQALCFSVISLLWHKLISAPETQPSVESTSAQQGWRQVVDALCNVVSASPAKAATAIVLQAERELQPWIAKDDDQGQKMWRINQRIIKLIVELMRNHDTPESLVILASASDLLLRATDGMLVDGEACTLPQLELLEVTARAVKPVLEWGESGLSIADGLSNLLKCRLSATVRCLSHPSAHVRALSTSVLRDILHTSLIKSNSKSVNVNGIYPSYQYFSSGIIDWKADIEKCLGWEVRSQLATGQSTQFLQAAAKELSCSISL
- the LOC101216952 gene encoding protein GIGANTEA isoform X1 translates to MATSSERWIDRLQLSSLFWPPPDDDQQRKVQCSAYVEYLGQFTSERFSEDIAELIRIRFQSKEKRLFDDVLALFVLHHPENGHAIILPIISCIFDGALEYNRNDPPFASFISLFCPGIENDYSEQWALACGEILRILTHYNRPIYKMERKNGETERSSSGSRATTSDTDDRELVGVPQQQERKPVRPLSPWITDILLAAPLGIRSDYFRWCSGVMGKYAAGELRPPTSASSRGSGKHPQLIPSTPRWAVANGAGVILSVCDEEVARYETATLTAAAVPALLLPPPTTALDEHLVAGLPALEPYARLFHRYYAIATPSATQRLLLGLLEAPPSWAPDALDAAVQLVELLRAAEEYATGIRLPRNWMHLHFLRAIGTAMSMRAGISADAAAALLFRILSQPALLFPPLRQVEETDVQCESLGGYDSSYREQIEVSAAEATIDATAQGIASMLCAHGPEVEWRICTIWEAAYGLIPLSSDLVDLPDIIVATPLQPPILSWNLYIPLLKVLEYLPRGSPSEACLVKIFVATVESILQRTYPSESSREQSRKTRYFSSLGSASKNLAVTELRSMVHALFLESCASVELASRLLFVVLTVCVSHEAQLNGSKKLRRSQSNLLDERIEDLQAVPENHTGLRRKTKKQGPVSAFDSYVLAAVCALACEVQLFPFTARGSDHLNTRDLQDVIKLVKVNGTSTELQNSVGSAVCHTHRILAILEALFSLKPSSVGTSWSYSSNEIVAAAMVAAHVSELFRRSRACMHALSILMRCKWDDEIYNRASSLYNLIDIHSKAVASIVNEAEPLEAHLIQVPKWKESLIGLNGKRQIQYEDGTCFYPGQSSIQNCDNSSYSETKLVFERASNSDEELGSTSVKGLASFSIDASDLANLLTMNRHIGFSCCAQVPLRSVLAEKQALCFSVISLLWHKLISAPETQPSVESTSAQQGWRQVVDALCNVVSASPAKAATAIVLQAERELQPWIAKDDDQGQKMWRINQRIIKLIVELMRNHDTPESLVILASASDLLLRATDGMLVDGEACTLPQLELLEVTARAVKPVLEWGESGLSIADGLSNLLKCRLSATVRCLSHPSAHVRALSTSVLRDILHTSLIKSNSKSVNVNGIYPSYQYFSSGIIDWKADIEKCLGWEVRSQLATGQSTQFLQAAAKELSCSISL